A genomic window from Candidatus Rokuibacteriota bacterium includes:
- a CDS encoding HD domain-containing protein: MTVSPRVRLDAFGTGARAALGALARLLGPERQAWVVGGAVRDALAGGGPGDLDIAVPSGAVALARELADLLGAAFHVLDEARGAGRIVGGPEHAWQGPQIDIADFRAPDLIGDLRGRDFTVNALAIAVRPLVAAGEADVEDPTGGRADLQARTVRLCAPRSLEGDAVRVLRAARLGSQPGWRLDPALEGAAPRAAPGLSQASAERVRDEILAILAGPASAAGLRLLDGWGALEVLLPEGEAMKGTTQPEPHRFDVWEHSLRAVEAADVVVSHVSELEPWGEALAGHLGEPLGDGATRREALKLAALLHDVSKPETRRVEDGRTRFLGHDALGAERVVAIAERLRLSGRMSAVIERLVRHHLRPMHLAQSGFVTRRARFRFFRDLGDDARDLLLLALADAAALRGDSPLAVWGGPEGRIVRELMAGHAEEVAALSAPPLLDGRDAMEALDLPPGPEIGRLLRLLREAQAVGAVTTREAALAYIRRMRDHPLDTSEPSP; encoded by the coding sequence GTGACCGTCTCCCCGCGAGTGAGGCTTGACGCCTTCGGTACCGGCGCCCGGGCGGCGCTCGGGGCCTTGGCTCGGCTGCTGGGCCCCGAGCGGCAGGCCTGGGTGGTCGGCGGCGCCGTGCGCGACGCGCTGGCAGGCGGCGGACCGGGCGACCTGGACATCGCTGTGCCGTCTGGAGCGGTCGCCCTCGCGCGCGAGCTGGCCGACCTGCTGGGGGCGGCCTTTCACGTGCTGGACGAAGCGCGCGGGGCGGGCCGTATCGTGGGTGGACCGGAGCATGCCTGGCAGGGTCCGCAGATCGACATCGCGGATTTCCGGGCGCCGGACCTCATCGGCGACCTCCGCGGGCGCGACTTCACCGTCAACGCGCTGGCCATTGCCGTCCGGCCGCTCGTGGCGGCGGGCGAGGCCGACGTGGAGGACCCGACCGGCGGCCGTGCCGATCTGCAGGCGCGCACGGTGAGACTCTGCGCGCCGCGCTCGCTCGAAGGCGATGCGGTCCGGGTGCTTCGGGCCGCCCGGCTCGGCTCACAACCAGGCTGGAGGCTCGATCCGGCTCTCGAGGGCGCCGCGCCCCGTGCCGCGCCCGGTCTCTCTCAGGCATCCGCCGAACGGGTCAGGGACGAGATTCTCGCCATTCTCGCGGGCCCGGCCTCGGCCGCTGGGCTTCGCCTTCTCGACGGCTGGGGCGCGCTCGAGGTTCTCCTGCCCGAAGGCGAAGCGATGAAGGGGACGACGCAGCCAGAGCCTCATCGCTTCGACGTCTGGGAGCACAGCCTGCGAGCCGTCGAGGCAGCGGATGTCGTCGTCTCCCACGTCAGCGAGCTCGAGCCCTGGGGCGAGGCGCTCGCCGGGCACCTTGGCGAGCCGCTCGGTGACGGCGCCACGCGGCGAGAAGCACTCAAGCTGGCAGCGCTGCTCCACGATGTCTCCAAGCCGGAGACCCGGCGCGTCGAGGACGGGCGCACGCGCTTCCTCGGCCACGATGCGCTCGGCGCCGAGCGCGTTGTCGCAATTGCGGAGCGGCTCCGCCTGTCGGGGCGGATGTCAGCGGTGATCGAGCGCCTCGTCCGCCACCACCTGCGCCCCATGCACCTGGCCCAGTCGGGCTTCGTCACCCGGCGCGCGCGCTTCCGCTTCTTCCGTGACCTCGGAGACGACGCCCGTGACCTCCTGCTCCTCGCCCTGGCCGATGCGGCGGCGCTGCGGGGCGACTCGCCGCTGGCCGTTTGGGGAGGCCCGGAGGGCCGCATCGTGCGCGAGCTGATGGCCGGGCATGCGGAGGAGGTCGCCGCGCTGTCGGCGCCTCCGCTTTTGGACGGCCGCGACGCGATGGAGGCCCTGGACCTGCCGCCGGGTCCTGAGATCGGGAGGCTGCTTCGTCTCCTCCGCGAGGCACAGGCGGTCGGCGCCGTGACGACGCGAGAAGCGGCCCTCGCCTACATCAGGCGGATGCGGGACCACCCGCTTGACACCTCCGAGCCCTCCCCCTAG